In the Drosophila willistoni isolate 14030-0811.24 chromosome 3R, UCI_dwil_1.1, whole genome shotgun sequence genome, tatatgtacatacatatatatgtatgtatgtacatacatatgtacatatgtaatgTTAAAcgtaattaaaaaaacaatttaagcaTCATACGCAAATAAGAAATTGTAGATTTTTTGCAATAAAACTGACTGAAAGCTATGTATAATctttatttgaaataaaactgTCAAATTATGGgacaaaaattataatttaaaatgtcATCCAAtatcaaataataatttagtttacttaaaaaaaaaacaaactagaTCTTCCAAACGTCTCATTAACCATCGAAAGTTGTTCTAattctacatatgtatttgaCGACGgaacaatttatttttctaaaaaacaaagacaacTTTAAACACTAACGGTGGATATGCAAAAACAAGATTGTTTAAGTACGGTTACTAATAATTCCGGTTTCTGATCGTAGCCCACTATTCATCAAAACATGAGATCCCACAGATCCATGGTCAATAAAAGATCGTTGACAGGCCTCCACAGCAGCAGCTTTGATACACGTGAGCTGAGATCGAGAGATTAAAACGTCACGACTACAGGCATTCGAGTCAAATAATATTCTTATTTtaatatctacatatgtatgtacatatatttttgtacatacatacatatgtccaaTTCATATAAAAATAGGTAAAATGAGCAATCCAGTATTGAGTTTTCCAAAATAAACAACATGCATATCtaattttaaattacaaaCATTCTAAGACCTacctcaaaaaacaaaacaaaaagagagagcCACAGATACTTCGAGAAAATTCTGCTCTTAGCGCAGGGGTAAACGTATGCTATCTCGCTTACACTCATTGAGTACTGCCGATTGTTCGAGAGAGTGCGAGAAGAGAGCGTCTCGAAATTTCGAAAAGAGAGCGTCCGGGTATAAATAGGGCCGACAATTTCTCTTCGCagcaattcaattcaaacaaGCGAAGTGATAAcatcacaaaaacaaacaaaacataagaAAAGCGACTTGCTGAACaagcaacaataataaaacagTTTCAAAAGTGAAgcagaaaaatatataaacaaattggaAAGTAAAAGAAATTGTGAAAAACCAAGTGAAGAAAAATCACACAAATCATCAACGCCAAGAAGTAAActatttaagaaaaacaacaatatctacaacaagaagaaacaaaatgcCAGCTATTGGAATAGATTTGGGTACCACGTTCTCCTGCGTGGGTGTGTATCAACATGGAAAAGTGGAGATTATAGCCAATGACCAGGGCAACAGGACGACGCCCAGCTATGTGGCATTCAATGACTCGGAGCGTCTGATTGGCGATGCCGCTAAGAACCAGGTGGCCATGAATCCAAGAAACACAGTATTTGATGCCAAACGTCTGATTGGCCGCAAGTACGACGATCCCAAGATTGCGGAGGACATCAAGCACTGGCCATTCAAGGTGGTCAGCGATGGAGGCAAACCTAAAATAGGAGTTGAATTTAAGGGCGTGTCGAAGCGTTTCGCCCCCGAGGAGATTAGCTCGATGGTGCTGGCTAAGATGAAGGAGACAGCCGAGGCATACTTGGGCCAGAGCATTACAGATGCAGTCATCACAGTGCCAGCCTATTTCAACGATTCCCAGAGACAGGCTACTAAAGATGCGGGTCATATTGCTGGCTTGAATGTGCTCAGAATCATAAACGAACCAACGGCGGCAGCACTGGCCTATGGTCTGGACAAGAATCTGAAGGGAGAGCGCAATGTGCTGATCTTTGATTTAGGTGGCGGTACTTTTGATGTGTCCATCCTGACTATTGATGAAGGATCTCTGTTTGAGGTGCGGGCCACCGCCGGCGACACACATCTTGGCGGTGAGGACTTTGATAACCGATTGGTGACACATCTGGCAGAAGAGTTCAAGCGCAAATTCAAGAAGGATATGCGCTCCAATCCCAGAGCTCTGCGACGTCTCCGCACGGCGGCTGAACGTGCCAAGCGTACTCTATCATCCAGCTCCGAGGCTACTATTGAAGTGGATGCCCTGTTTGAGGGACATGACTTCTACACTAAAATAAGTCGTGCCCGGTTTGAGGAGCTGTGCGCCGACCTGTTCCGCAACACTCTGCAGCCTGTGGAGAAGGCTCTGAACGATGCCAAGATGGACAAGAGTCAAATCCATGACATTGTGCTTGTGGGCGGCTCCACACGCATTCCCAAAGTGCAGAGCCTGCTCCAACAGTTCTTCAACGGAAAGAGTCTGAACCTCTCGATCAACCCAGACGAAGCAGTGGCTTATGGAGCTGCAGTCCAAGCAGCAATTCTCAGCGGCGACCAAAGCGGCAAGATTCAAGATGTCCTTCTGGTGGATGTGGCACCACTCTCTCTTGGCATAGAGACTGCTGGTGGAGTTATGACCAAATTGATCGAACGCAATTCCCGCATTCCCTGCAAGCAAACCAAAACGTTCTCAACATATGCCGACAATCAGCCTGGAGTTGCTATTCAAGTATACGAGGGCGAACGGGTGATGACCAAGGACAACAATGCTTTGGGAACATTCGACTTGTCTGGAATTCCTCCGGCACCCAGAGGTGTTCCTCAAATAGAGGTCACTTTCGACATGGATGCCAACGGAATTCTCAATGTCACCGCCAAGGAGATGAGCACGGGCAAGGCCAAGAATATTACCATCAAGAACGATAAGGGTCGTCTGTCGCAAGCAGATATTGACCGAATGGTGAACGATGCGGAGCGGTATGCCGATGAGGATGAGAAACAGCGTCAACGAATCTCTTCCCGCAACAGCTTGGAGACCTACGTCTTCAACGTGAAACAGGCTGCGGAACAGGCCGGTGCCGATAAGCTCAGCGAGACCGACAAGTCTTCCATGATTGAAAAGTGTAACGAGACGGTCAAATGGCTGGATTCAAATACCACAGCCGAAAAGGAGGAGTTCGATCACAAACTAGAGGAGCTGACTAAACACTGTTCGCCCATTATGACAAAAATGCATCAGCAGGGTCAAACAGCTGGAGCCAACTGTGGACAACAGGCTGGAGGATTCGGTGGTCGCTCCGGACCCACAGTCGAGGAGGTCGACTAAGTCTTAAAGAATCTCTAATCCTGTATACAGTTCCTCTTAGTATTCGAGactaataaaattattttgataCTATTTTAGTTATTTACGATTAAACGCTCCTTTAACTTAATAAGCAAAATAATAGTTTAAGTtagcaacaaatttattttaataaattatttatttcaaaaaacatTTCTATAATTTCTAAATTTGATGGGGAAGCATTTGGGAAATGAGCGAAATGCGATTCTCTTTTTCGAAATGCTTTAGACATACAGAAAAGATACATTTTTCTATCTATTCCGTTGAAAACAAAGAAGAATAATTCTGTCTTTGCTCttcgaacaaaaaaaaaaaatgaaaaaaatcaaTTCTTATTCAATAATCACTGGAAACTTTTCCACTTCCTCGCATTGCTTGTTAAAACTGGTAACAAATTCCCTTAGATTGGCCTCATGCTCGGCATCTTTGCGACATCGTTTCTTAGCTGCTTTCTGTGGAGATTCAAGCGAGTCCTCCTCGTCATCGTCGTTGTCGGAAGAATCGGTGTCAATGAATACAACTTTAACGCGTTGCTTTCGTTTGCGTTTGGGTCGCTCCTGAAGGTAGGTTCTTCTCGGTTTCTATGgggaaaatataatttaaaggGTTAGATAACGAAACAATTTGGtagtttttttagtttttgtgtgAGCGGCTTACTACCGTACAAAGATGAACTCTAATCTTTGCGGCCCTGTTAGctcaatcaaaacaaataacatGTTTCCGATTTAAAATTAATCTAGCACCAAAGATGTAACCTCGACATTGATGTTTGTGGGCAATGTCGACGATAAACAGATGCAAATATTGATAATCCTGTTTGTGGTTTACCTTGTGGTCAAATGATACTTCCGGTTCGAGTTGCGTCTCCGAAAACAATCCTACCGAATCATCTACATTTCGTGAAGGTGGTTGGAATACTGGTGCAATCATCGTGGAGCATAGCATCTGTCTTATGCTACGCTGTTGTAGTTGATTATCATACCCGTAACGCAAAGGTGTTGAAGCGACCTGTGGAAAATCCCGGTCAACCGGACGTAGTCTCTTCATTCGCTGGAGCTTGTCATTGAGTGTTTGATCCTGACTTAAAGCTGTGGCCTGCACTTCATGTTGGGAATGCTCATTGGGATCAAGAAACTCTTCAAAACCAAAGAGATTACGGCTTTCGCGACGACTGTGATCAGAACTGGATCTTTGAGTAATTGGTGATATTGCATCTCTAAGGGCTGATTCATCTTTTAAGGGCGTGGCCTGACCCAGTGGATTCTTTTTCCATGGGGGCAGATGGACAACCTCCAATATGTTGATGTCTTTGAGTGGCATGCGATTTTGTAATGTCCTCCTGGGATTTGGCAAATGCACTAGGTTTTCCATGTTTTCATTGCCTGCGGGAGTAGCCACTGGTGGCATATTTTCTCCATTCGAGTTGTTTCTTATCTCTTCCTGTGTTGAACAATCGGAAGATGGAGCCCTTTGGCAGTTCTCATCTGGTATGTATACATGCCGTTTCGGTTGATGGTCACTGGAGAATGAAGGCAAATATGATGTATTTAATCCAAATCTAAATGTATTTGGCAGCGACGACTCCTGGGAAACCCGCCAAGGCGAAGAACCTCCTCCTCCGGCTGGACTAACAACTTTGCCCGCAGTCTGTGTGGGAATTGGTGAAATTGTAGTAGTCACTGCTTTTCCATTTTTGCCATTAATGGGAGTGCTTATAAATTGTCGCACCAAGTCCAATTGGTGTCGCCTTTTTGATGGGGAGGTCAAATTATTATGATTTTGAGTTTGATTCAATATAACCGAACGCGCTAGATGGCTATAGGCTGAGGGCTCTGTCACAGATTTATGAGTTTCTGGGCTAGGAACATGCACTTGGGCCAAGACTTGAATAGGATTCGGTTCATCTTCCTCACTGGAATTAGCATCCAGTTCGTAGATGGGTGACATGGCCTGAGGCGCCTTTTGAACAATTGGTGTGATGGGCGGCGGGAATGTTTCTTGATCATCGGAATCGTCTTCAAGTTCGTAGATGGGCGACATTATTCGAGGTACTTTGTGTAAAATTGGTGGCGACGGCGTTTGTTGCTCATTGGAATAAGCGTCAAGTTCGAAGATGGGCGACATGGCCGGTTGTCGTTTTTCAGGGCGGGCATCTTCCAAGGAACATACTCTCCTTTTGCCCACAGCTCGCACTTTCCTTTTAACAGGCTTAGCTCGAAATTGTCCTGCCTTCCGAGTACGCGTCATTATACACGCTCTGCCATCGTTGACCATTTTCTTAATTATGTCCTCAGCTGGATCTTTGTGTTCCTGAGGGTCCTCGATTTGAGATTCGGAAAGAAACTCATAGACATTACGAGTCACTGAAGATCTTGTTCGAGTCGGTGGCTGATCTCTATGGAAAAATCTAGGCTCCCGGCTAGTTTGTTGCTCTTTAGCTTCTGCTGTCGGAGTCTTTGTCTTTGTTAATGTTGTACGTTTGAGGCGTACTTTGCAAGGCGctagaaattaaatttgattaaattttaatgttttttttaaatcattaGAAGTCTTACTTGGCTGAAACACCATGGTGGAGTTCCGTACCAGATCAGGATCGAACATAGCATCACCCAAATTCGAAGCATCAATGTGATTATTTGTATGTGATTTCGGAAGATTTTTAAGGCGTTTTATTTTCACAACGCATTTCTTTATAGACTTCATTTGGTTGGTTACCGGAGacgcagttgttgttgttgttgctggtatGGGGTCAATTTTTTCCTTCTCCCTTTGACGCCTTTTTGGATATTTACTCGTTATTTCAAAATGGGAGCGCAATTTGGTAGCATTTCGCTTTTCTTTAAccattattttttcttttattaatacaattttatgaatttatagACAGCGCGAAAACTCAACAAAAATACAAGCCAAATAATGCCGATAATTTTATAGTTAGTGGTGACCAAACTCGGGTCGATAACTTTCCATATGTCGATAAATAAGGTGACCATGTTTATTTCACATGAGTAGATGGCGCCACTGCATCGGAGTGTGACCGTTGGTATCGAAATGTAAATAGAGGGCGCCACTGACGGTTGTATTTTCGTGCCAATACATATTCCAACTTCTTACTCCTTTACATCAAATCAAAGTGGGAAATCccttcaaaatgaaaattaaccAGCA is a window encoding:
- the LOC6647889 gene encoding protein dalmatian produces the protein MVKEKRNATKLRSHFEITSKYPKRRQREKEKIDPIPATTTTTASPVTNQMKSIKKCVVKIKRLKNLPKSHTNNHIDASNLGDAMFDPDLVRNSTMVFQPTPCKVRLKRTTLTKTKTPTAEAKEQQTSREPRFFHRDQPPTRTRSSVTRNVYEFLSESQIEDPQEHKDPAEDIIKKMVNDGRACIMTRTRKAGQFRAKPVKRKVRAVGKRRVCSLEDARPEKRQPAMSPIFELDAYSNEQQTPSPPILHKVPRIMSPIYELEDDSDDQETFPPPITPIVQKAPQAMSPIYELDANSSEEDEPNPIQVLAQVHVPSPETHKSVTEPSAYSHLARSVILNQTQNHNNLTSPSKRRHQLDLVRQFISTPINGKNGKAVTTTISPIPTQTAGKVVSPAGGGGSSPWRVSQESSLPNTFRFGLNTSYLPSFSSDHQPKRHVYIPDENCQRAPSSDCSTQEEIRNNSNGENMPPVATPAGNENMENLVHLPNPRRTLQNRMPLKDINILEVVHLPPWKKNPLGQATPLKDESALRDAISPITQRSSSDHSRRESRNLFGFEEFLDPNEHSQHEVQATALSQDQTLNDKLQRMKRLRPVDRDFPQVASTPLRYGYDNQLQQRSIRQMLCSTMIAPVFQPPSRNVDDSVGLFSETQLEPEVSFDHKKPRRTYLQERPKRKRKQRVKVVFIDTDSSDNDDDEEDSLESPQKAAKKRCRKDAEHEANLREFVTSFNKQCEEVEKFPVIIE